The Couchioplanes caeruleus sequence CTGATCCCCACACCGCGCCGGGTGGGTCGCCTGACACCCGTCGAGCGCCCCCTGCGTCCGGATCATGCTCCGGCCGGTGTTTCAGGGTCAGGTCCGGCTCACCTACGGAGCGCCCTGGCTGCCCCACAGCCACCTGGAGCCGGTCGACCAGTTGGCCCACAGGTTGCCGTCGCCACCGAGCACGTAGGCGTAGGGCGCGCTGACGTTGTTCAGCGGGTCTCGGACGGCGAGCGCGGTGCCGTTGGCCTGCAATGGGACGAAGCCCCCGGGTCGACCCTGGTTCGACCAACTCGTGGAGTGCGTCCATAGGTTGCCGTCCCCGCCGCGGATGAAGACGTACGGTTGCGTGCCGGCCTCCACGGCGCCGTAACCGGCGTCGACCGGAGCGCCGGACGGTTGGCCCAGGCTGCTCCAGTTCCACCGGGAACCGTTCCACCAGTTGTGCCACAGGCTGCCGTCACTACCACGGACGTAGATCTGCGGACGCGAACCGAGATGTGCGATGGCCCCGATATATGCAGTGATGGAGGCGCTTGGTGGTGTGCCCTGGTTGGCCCATTGCCACCGGGAGCCGGTCCACCAGTGGACCCACAGGTTGCCGTCACTACCGGGGACGAAGAGGTACGGGCGGCTGGCGTTGTCGACCGCGATCGCGCTGCCGCCGGTCCCCAGCGCGGCTCCGGTGGGACGTCCCTGGTTGGACCAGCTCCAGGCGGCGCCGCTCCACCAGTTGACCCACAGGTTGCCGTCACCGCCATGCACGAAGACGTACGGACGCGAATCGCTCACCGCGACGACGCCGATCCCGGCACCCATCGAGGTCCCGCCCGGCGTGCCGAGGGGACTCCACGCCCACGCCGATCCGCTCCACCAGTGTGTCCAGAGCTGACCGTCGCTGCCCCGCACGAACGCGTACGGCCGGCTGGCGTTGTCGACCGCGAGCACACCGATGCCGGCGTCGATCGCGGCCCCGGCGGGACGTCCCTGGTTGGACCAGCTCCAGGCGGAGCCGCTCCACCAGTTGACCCACAGGTTGCCGTCACCGCCACGCACGAAGACGTACGGACGCGTACCGTCGACCGCCACCGACCCGATGATGGCGTCAATCGATGTGCTGGCCCGGGTCTGCACGTTGGCGAAACGCGGTCCTGGGGCCGCGGGGGTGGCCGGCGTGCCGGCCGAGGGCGCGGCGTGCGCACCGGGCACTGGTGCCGCGGCAATTGCGGCCACCAGTGCGGCGGCCGCGACCAACAGTCGTCTCCTGACAAATCTCATCGCAGCACCCCCAACGCAGCAGTGCAGGCGAACGCGATTCTCCTCATGCGGAGCTCCTTCCTGGGCGAGGACGCCCTCGAGACCGAGGGCGCATCCGTTGTTTCTTGACCATGCGGGTGCTGATGATCTGGTTGTCGGCGGATTCGGCGATGGGGCTGACGTTCATCTGACCGGTTGGCCCCGCCAGGGGCTGGGCCGGTGACGGCCTGGGCGGGGCATGCCGGCACCGTCACGCCGGCCGTGAACAGCCGAAACGCCGCAGCAATCAATCTCATGTACGCCTTCCCCCGGTCTACGAAGTTGGTACGCACCTACGGGGTCCTCTAGGAAGCGATTCCCCAGCACGCCGGCATGCTTGATCATCTTCTCCATAGGTCCCTAAACTAGGCACTTTTGCGTTGCGGCAAAGAATCACAGATGATTCTTTGCCGAAGGGGCCTGGGGCTAGGCGACCGGCCAGAAATGCCACCATTGGTCATTGAAGTTCAATGTGCATGTGTACTGGATACCTGGTCGGCCGTTACCTGTCGACGTGGTGCTCACGGCCAGGCACTTGCCGGTCTTGTAGTTGCGGAGCCGGTAGGTGGAGTTCGGTGTGATCTCGGGAGCCCACCATTGGTCATAGTAACTGTCGATGCAGTCGTACATTGCCGCCTTGGACCCGTTGTCCCAGCCCGGCATCGCCAGACATTGGCCGGTGTGAACGTTACGAAGCCGGACGTGGCCGGCGGCTCCGAACGGCTCGACTTGCCAAACCTGATCGGTGTAACTGTCGATGCAGTCGAAAATGACAACGGATCGGGTAACGCGCCCGGCCAGGCACCTGTTGTGCCAATCGTTGATGAGGTTGTAGGTTCCCGGTGTCGGGGACAGCGAAATCGATGCCGCGTGCGATGGACTTGCGGGAGCCAGCATGATGCCGAGGAGGATTAACGACAGCAGTCCAGAGACCTTACGAATCAAACTTTGCATGACGCTCCCTTTCCCTTTCCTTGGAGGAGCAGGTTTGCCTTGCTGCTGGCGATGAAGAACCTGGAGACCAAAGATCGCTAGGCGAGCACGCGCGCCATCACTGGGCGCACGGTAGGGAGTGGCGCTGGCGGAGCAGGCGGGCCACGCGGTCTCGGTGGAGGCGCTGATGGATCGGATTCGGGGCGACGCGCGGCCACCGAGTCGCCGGCCGCGTCCCTGACCGCGAAGAAGGCGAAGGCCCGGGTCGGGTCGGCGACCCGGACAGCGATCACCGATATCACGCCGTTGGCGAAGGCCGGTTCCAGCGCGCGAACCAGGGTGAGCGGTTCGTGGCCCAGCGGCCGGGCGTGGTCGTCCGGCGCGCCGCACAGGTCGCGGGCGGCGGACGGGCCGGCGAGCATGACTGCATCACCCACCGGCGCGCCCGCCGCCGTCCCCACCACTTCGGTCGCTGTGCCGGCCATCGAAACCAGCCACTCGGCTCGTATGTCCACATAGGTCGACGGAATGGTCGTTCTGGTCACGTCCGGTCCCCTCTCCGTACACGACGGGCCCAGCGTGGCAGCGAGCGGGTGGCGCGGTCTTCGTGATTCCGCGAAAATCGGATGGCCGGACGGGCGCGGGTTTCGTCATTTCGCGCAGGCTGTCAGGTCCCCATCAGCCGGCCAACGTGGCGTGAATCATCCATTAGCATGTATCGATATGGGGGACCTGTTCAGACTGTGGCGCCAGCAGGTAACCGACAACGCCCGCCGGGCGGTGGACGCCTACCAGGAGGAGCTGCTGGAGTACCGCAACCTCGCGGGCAGCCCGCGGGGACGCTCCGAAATGCTCGATTTCGCGGTGTTCCTGCGCCAGCGCACGGTCGAGCTCGCGGCGGACGGCGCACCGTTTCCCGATGACGATCTGGAGTTCATGGCCGCGATGGGCCGCCAGCGCGGCGAGAAGGGACTCACCCTGACCGCGCAGCGGCAGGGGCTGCTCCTGCACACCCGGCTGACGCTGCGCGAGGTGTACGAGGCGGCCGGCCCGAGCGACATCGACGCGACGATGCACACCCTCGCCTGGCTGGCTCCCGCCGGGCTGGCCGCCCAGGGGGCGTTCACCCGGGGTTGGATCGAGGGGCAGCAGCGCACGCTGTCGACCGTGGCCCAGGTGCGACTGCTCACGGTGATGCTGCTGGCCGACGATAAGGACGCTGCCGAGCTGGCGCGCGGCCTGCACATGTCCGTCCCCGACCACGTCCTCGCCACGGTGGTCCGGGTGGCCGGCGGGCCCCCCGGGCCGGACCAGGCGTCGCGGGACGAGTTCGCCAGCATGCTGTTGAAGACGCACTGGGCGCCGCTGAGCTGGCAGGATCCGCACGAGGTGGTCGCCCTGATCCCCAGCGCGCCGGGCGGTCAGCAGGCGGCGGCCGATCGCGTGCTTGCGCTGGCTCGCGAGGTGGCCGGCATGGTCGGGCGGCCGTGCGCGGTCGGCACCGCACCCGGGCGAGTGCACGCGTTCGGCGACGCCGTGGCGCTGGCCCGGCAGGTCAGCGATGTGGCACCGTTGCGTGCCGTGCCGCGCCACGCGTACGCGGTGACCGACGTCTTCGCCGAGCTGGGCGCCGCCCGGCTGGCGGAGGTCGGACAGTGGCTCCAGGCGGTGGCGGAGCAGCTCACCGGCGGCCCCGACTTGGTCGCCACACTGGACGCCTACTACCAGCACGACATGAACCGGCTGCGCACCGCGGCCGCCCTGTGCATCCACCCACGCACGCTCGACTACCGACTGGCCCGGGTGCGCGAGCTGACCGGGCTGGAGCCCGGCTCCACCCGCGGCGTACGAGTGCTGAGCACCGCCGTCGCCCGGATCCTCGCCAGCCCCCTCCCGTGACCAGGGCATCCGTCAAGTCCCCACGACTTGAGCGAAGCGGCCGCCGGCGGGGTCAGCCCCGAACGGGTCACCGCGCGCTTGGCCCACGCCCTGGTCGGCGTGGTCGAGGCGCACGCCAGCCGGGCCGAGGACGCCGCCCGCACCGCCGGCGCCGGGGTCGACGACAGCGCCGAGGTCGCGCTGATGGCGTTCCCCGGCGCACTGCCGGCGCGAGGCCGACAAGTGGGCGCTGGTCGAGTGGCGGGCCACCGAACACACCACCTCCCTACGCGAACTCGCCGAAGCGGTCACCGCGCTACGCCAGGACCACGGCGCGAAACTCGACCAGATCATCACCATGCTCGACCGCCTGATCGACACGTTGGCGGCGTGGCGGGGTGGGGATCAGGGGCTCCGCGATGTCCCAGAGATCGTCCGGCGCCCAGGTGCGGACCATGTCTTCGATCACGGATCACAGATCATGCCGCAGATCCACAACCATCCAAATGAGACGCGCTCTTACCAGTCCACAACCACCGACTTCGATACACGCCCTTGACTTCGGTGGTCTGCGGACCGT is a genomic window containing:
- a CDS encoding RICIN domain-containing protein, encoding MQSLIRKVSGLLSLILLGIMLAPASPSHAASISLSPTPGTYNLINDWHNRCLAGRVTRSVVIFDCIDSYTDQVWQVEPFGAAGHVRLRNVHTGQCLAMPGWDNGSKAAMYDCIDSYYDQWWAPEITPNSTYRLRNYKTGKCLAVSTTSTGNGRPGIQYTCTLNFNDQWWHFWPVA
- a CDS encoding PucR family transcriptional regulator, giving the protein MGDLFRLWRQQVTDNARRAVDAYQEELLEYRNLAGSPRGRSEMLDFAVFLRQRTVELAADGAPFPDDDLEFMAAMGRQRGEKGLTLTAQRQGLLLHTRLTLREVYEAAGPSDIDATMHTLAWLAPAGLAAQGAFTRGWIEGQQRTLSTVAQVRLLTVMLLADDKDAAELARGLHMSVPDHVLATVVRVAGGPPGPDQASRDEFASMLLKTHWAPLSWQDPHEVVALIPSAPGGQQAAADRVLALAREVAGMVGRPCAVGTAPGRVHAFGDAVALARQVSDVAPLRAVPRHAYAVTDVFAELGAARLAEVGQWLQAVAEQLTGGPDLVATLDAYYQHDMNRLRTAAALCIHPRTLDYRLARVRELTGLEPGSTRGVRVLSTAVARILASPLP